A single Oryza brachyantha chromosome 8, ObraRS2, whole genome shotgun sequence DNA region contains:
- the LOC121055151 gene encoding LOW QUALITY PROTEIN: serine/arginine repetitive matrix protein 1-like (The sequence of the model RefSeq protein was modified relative to this genomic sequence to represent the inferred CDS: inserted 2 bases in 2 codons; deleted 2 bases in 1 codon), giving the protein MKDKELSDFERRRRSGGKGERAGTRRAGKARERGGRRAGQRWPAADKVRGGQREGVGRPASRPARDAGQPAADRASGGQREGAGRAASRPARGGRLGCVGAERATSEKSQAASESSVATTATGPERPPEKPARKRAVVSGELGRGRRDLGPAVPGAGRPEGGRASPSPPPPPAXRSPSPAVKRPPDQRRATAATGAASCPQRKPPVPAPRPCGRASPRRAHDTPPQQHSLASSTTTMQSRGPPPHSSPPPPXAADGDGKESLDNPSVAMECFIFM; this is encoded by the exons ATGAAAGATAAAGAATTATCTGATTTTG aacggcggcggcgctccggcggcaAGGGCGAGCGAGCAGGCACGCGGCGGGCAGGCAAGGCGAGGGAGCGGGGCGGCAGGCGAGCAGGTCAGCGCTGGCCTGCAGCGGACAAGGTGCGCGGCGGCCAGCGCGAGGGAGTGGGGCGGCCGGCAAGCAGGCCAGCGCGCGACGCCGGCCAGCCTGCGGCGGACagggcgagcggcggccagCGCGAGGGAgcggggcgggcggcgagTAGGCCAGCACGCGGCGGCAGGTTGGGCTGCGTCGGGGCGGAGCGTGCCACCAGTGAGAAGTCGCAGGCGGCGTCCGAGTCGTCGGTGGCGACCACGGCTACGGGACCCGAGCGGCCCCCGGAGAAGCCAGCGAGGAAGAGGGCTGTCGTGTCCGGCGAGCTCGGTCGCGGTAGGCGCGACCTTGGTCCTGCGGTTCCAGGCGCCGGTCGCCCTGAAGGAGGCCGCgcgtctccctcgccgccaccgccaccgg GGAGGTCCCCGTCACCTGCCGTGAAACGACCACCGGACcagcgccgcgccaccgccgccaccggtgcCGCATCGTGCCCGCAGCGGAAGCCACCCGTCCCC GCCCCGAGGCCGTGCGGCCGCgcctcgccgcgtcgcgcgcACGACACTCCCCCACAGCAGCACTCGCTGGCGTCGTCGACTACCACCATGCAATCGCGCGGGCCTCCTCCGCAttcctcgcctccgcctc ctgccgccgacggcgacgggaagGAGTCGCTGGACAACCCATCGGTCGCAATGGAGTGCTTCATATTCATGTAG